In Solanum pennellii chromosome 3, SPENNV200, a single window of DNA contains:
- the LOC107012828 gene encoding probable prolyl 4-hydroxylase 12 isoform X2 produces MGMPLYSRAILYALIDLIPHSSFKSRGNQGQVHGMRNSSTIDNASVDAVKFPTMGIPVDAKDPTSSRIEERISAWTFLPKGNSKPLHVLHSGHESLKGNYGYFERNSTLKSSEPLMATVILYLSNVTQGGQILFPESENKILSDCTKSSDSLRPTKGNAIVFFNVHLDASPDRSSSHARCPVIDGEIWYAIKFFYLRSITVQKDPLQPDGDTYCTDEDENCTRWAATGECERNPVFMVGSPDYYGTCRKSCNAC; encoded by the exons ATGGGGATGCCATTATACAGTCGGGCCATCCTTTACGCTCTAATAGATTTGATCCCTCACTCGTCGTTCAAGTCTCGTGGCAACCAAGGTCAG GTGCATGGAATGAGAAATAGCTCCACAATTGATAATGCTTCTGTGGATGCAGTGAAGTTTCCAACTATGGGTATTCCCGTAGATGCAAAG gaTCCTACTTCCTCAAGGATCGAAGAAAGGATCTCAGCTTGGACCTTTCTGCCAAAAG GAAACAGCAAGCCATTGCATGTTCTGCATTCTGGACATGAGAGTTTAAAGGGGAATTATGGTTATTTTGAGAGGAACTCCACACTCAAGTCCAGCGAACCATTAATGGCGACTGTCATTTTGTATCTATCAAATGTGACACAGGGTGGTCAGATCCTCTTCCCTGAGTCAGAG AATAAGATATTGTCTGACTGTACGAAGAGTAGCGACTCCCTGAGACCAACTAAAGGAAATGCAATTGTGTTCTTCAATGTCCACCTCGATGCATCCCCTGACAGGAGTAGCTCCCATGCAAGATGCCCTGTTATTGATGGTGAAATCTGGTATGCCATCAAATTCTTTTATCTCAGAAGTATAACTGTACAAAAGGATCCATTACAACCAGATGGTGACACCTATTGTACCGATGAAGATGAGAACTGTACGCGATGGGCTGCTACTGGAGAGTGTGAAAGGAATCCTGTTTTTATGGTTGGTTCTCCTGATTATTATGGTACATGTAGGAAAAGTTGTAATGCGTGTTGA
- the LOC107012828 gene encoding probable prolyl 4-hydroxylase 12 isoform X1, giving the protein MANFLWVFIFVALGICSELLFAEKGRKELRAEEVNGDAIIQSGHPLRSNRFDPSLVVQVSWQPRVFLYRDFLSDEETDHLISSVHGMRNSSTIDNASVDAVKFPTMGIPVDAKDPTSSRIEERISAWTFLPKGNSKPLHVLHSGHESLKGNYGYFERNSTLKSSEPLMATVILYLSNVTQGGQILFPESENKILSDCTKSSDSLRPTKGNAIVFFNVHLDASPDRSSSHARCPVIDGEIWYAIKFFYLRSITVQKDPLQPDGDTYCTDEDENCTRWAATGECERNPVFMVGSPDYYGTCRKSCNAC; this is encoded by the exons ATGGCGAACTTTCTTTGGGTTTTCATCTTCGTGGCTTTGGGGATCTGTTCCGAGCTTCTTTTCGCTGAAAA AGGCCGAAAAGAATTGAGGGCTGAGGAGGTAAATGGGGATGCCATTATACAGTCGGGCCATCCTTTACGCTCTAATAGATTTGATCCCTCACTCGTCGTTCAAGTCTCGTGGCAACCAAG GGTTTTCTTGTATAGAGATTTTCTGTCAGATGAAGAGACTGATCACTTAATCTCTTCG GTGCATGGAATGAGAAATAGCTCCACAATTGATAATGCTTCTGTGGATGCAGTGAAGTTTCCAACTATGGGTATTCCCGTAGATGCAAAG gaTCCTACTTCCTCAAGGATCGAAGAAAGGATCTCAGCTTGGACCTTTCTGCCAAAAG GAAACAGCAAGCCATTGCATGTTCTGCATTCTGGACATGAGAGTTTAAAGGGGAATTATGGTTATTTTGAGAGGAACTCCACACTCAAGTCCAGCGAACCATTAATGGCGACTGTCATTTTGTATCTATCAAATGTGACACAGGGTGGTCAGATCCTCTTCCCTGAGTCAGAG AATAAGATATTGTCTGACTGTACGAAGAGTAGCGACTCCCTGAGACCAACTAAAGGAAATGCAATTGTGTTCTTCAATGTCCACCTCGATGCATCCCCTGACAGGAGTAGCTCCCATGCAAGATGCCCTGTTATTGATGGTGAAATCTGGTATGCCATCAAATTCTTTTATCTCAGAAGTATAACTGTACAAAAGGATCCATTACAACCAGATGGTGACACCTATTGTACCGATGAAGATGAGAACTGTACGCGATGGGCTGCTACTGGAGAGTGTGAAAGGAATCCTGTTTTTATGGTTGGTTCTCCTGATTATTATGGTACATGTAGGAAAAGTTGTAATGCGTGTTGA
- the LOC107014009 gene encoding gibberellin 20-oxidase-like protein — protein sequence MSKSQTSVKLPIFDISRPLSSSNSLKSLSLACKEWGFFHISNHGIPRDLCKQLRFLSNQIFDLPCDVKLNAGPLSNIRTYTPHFIASPFFESLRVSGPDFFASAQSTSQALINQPIPEFSHAMEVYGRKMVEVSKSIVEVILMSLGPEFERKFALEFKNCHGYLRVNNYTPPESTDNVQEEEEEVEGLGMHTDMSCITIVYQDEVGGLQVRSKEGKWMDIDPCQDTLVVNIGDLLQAWSNGKLRSSEHRVVLKEPVSRFSIAFFWCFEDEKLIVAPQEIVGKGNLKVYKPFVCADYLKFRESNEKGKFEKVGFTVKHFAAE from the exons ATGTCTAAGTCTCAAACTTCTGTAAAACTTCCCATTTTCGACATTTCGAGGCCATTGAGTTCATCAAATTCCCTCAAGTCCCTTTCTTTAGCTTGTAAAGAATGGGGCTTTTTTCACATCAGTAACCATGGAATTCCTAGAGATTTATGTAAACAACTTCGTTTCCTTTCTAACCAAATTTTCGATCTCCCGTGTGATGTAAAGCTCAATGCTGGACCTTTATCAAATATAAGAACCTATACTCCTCACTTCATTGCTTCCCCTTTCTTTGAAAGCCTCAGAGTGTCTGGACCTGACTTCTTTGCTTCTGCACAGAGTACTTCCCAAGCCCTGATCAACCAGCCAATTCCAGAATTCAG TCATGCAATGGAGGTATATGGGAGAAAAATGGTAGAAGTGTCCAAAAGCATTGTTGAGGTCATACTGATGAGCTTAGGTCCTGAATTTGAGCGAAAATTCGCATTGGAATTCAAGAACTGTCATGGCTATCTAAGAGTAAACAACTATACTCCACCCGAAAGCACTGACAATgtacaagaagaagaagaagaagttgaagGGCTAGGGATGCACACTGATATGAGCTGCATAACAATAGTATATCAAGATGAAGTTGGTGGACTTCAAGTGAGATCTAAAGAAGGTAAGTGGATGGATATTGATCCTTGCCAAGACACACTTGTTGTGAATATTGGAGATCTATTGCAGGCTTGGAGTAATGGGAAATTGAGGTCATCTGAACACAGAGTTGTTCTGAAAGAGCCTGTGAGTCGATTTTCCATCGCGTTCTTTTGGTGCTTTGAAGATGAGAAACTGATTGTTGCACCACAAGAGATTGTGGGGAAGGGAAATTTGAAGGTCTATAAACCTTTTGTTTGTGCTgattatttgaagtttagaGAAAGCAATGAGAAAGGCAAGTTTGAGAAAGTTGGTTTCACTGTCAAACATTTTGCAGCTGAATAG